One Thermococcus sp. M36 DNA window includes the following coding sequences:
- a CDS encoding CNNM domain-containing protein, translated as LSAIVVLVIGEFIPKALFRAKSDLLLTSFSAFANFFYQIFKPIAGFFVGIAQWILKYIFNVRIKNKKEAFTKVDLEHFFQQTKEQEEINPELNKELFENALSLPTVKIRQFLIPRTEVEAVEINDSIEDL; from the coding sequence TTATCAGCCATAGTAGTTTTAGTTATCGGCGAGTTTATTCCCAAAGCATTATTCAGAGCCAAGAGCGATTTATTATTAACTTCTTTTTCTGCATTTGCCAATTTCTTTTATCAGATTTTTAAACCGATAGCAGGTTTTTTTGTAGGCATCGCACAATGGATTTTAAAATACATTTTCAACGTTCGTATTAAAAACAAAAAAGAAGCATTTACCAAAGTTGATTTAGAACATTTCTTTCAGCAAACAAAAGAACAGGAAGAAATTAATCCTGAATTAAACAAAGAATTATTTGAAAATGCTTTAAGCTTACCAACAGTAAAAATCAGGCAATTTTTAATTCCGAGAACTGAAGTAGAAGCTGTTGAAATAAATGATTCTATTGAAGATTTAA